From one Thermodesulfobium sp. 4217-1 genomic stretch:
- a CDS encoding TIM44-like domain-containing protein translates to MIKKIFILLLLMMCVSLTFNVDCAFSKAGGGKSFGSAGTHSYSGGNKYVAPNLNTPKSTSPTNPGINQNQPSFLRNFFGGLVGSLAGIALFSMFGSLFGFSGPNSSVAGLFLIIILGILVVYLINFFSKRRTSQENIYNREATGEGYRASNYSNTDSTQGVALGSVQAKMDVDNGLKEIEKLFPSFSEEELRPKIKDMFLNIQKAWSGKNIGGLKNLITDEMLLNFQKQIEELNSNGTTNIVENISVKRMELVDAWMERESIYATYKIEATMSDYDVDSNGSIVRGDKDRAVDFQELWSFVSRDSVKWELSAINQI, encoded by the coding sequence TTGATTAAAAAAATCTTTATATTGCTCTTGCTGATGATGTGTGTTTCTTTAACTTTTAATGTGGATTGTGCATTTTCGAAAGCAGGAGGCGGTAAAAGTTTTGGCTCTGCTGGAACACATAGCTATTCTGGGGGAAACAAATACGTAGCTCCAAACTTAAATACTCCTAAATCTACATCTCCAACCAATCCAGGCATTAATCAAAATCAACCTTCTTTTTTGAGGAACTTCTTTGGTGGGTTAGTTGGCTCTTTGGCTGGTATTGCGTTATTCTCGATGTTTGGCAGTTTGTTCGGATTTAGCGGACCAAATAGTTCGGTGGCAGGGCTGTTTCTTATAATAATTCTTGGAATTTTGGTAGTTTACTTGATTAATTTTTTTTCAAAAAGAAGGACCTCTCAAGAAAATATATATAATAGAGAAGCAACTGGAGAAGGCTATAGAGCCTCGAATTATTCAAATACTGATTCTACTCAAGGGGTAGCTCTGGGATCAGTACAAGCAAAGATGGACGTTGACAATGGTCTAAAAGAAATTGAAAAATTGTTTCCTTCTTTTTCAGAAGAAGAGTTAAGGCCTAAAATTAAGGATATGTTTTTAAATATTCAAAAAGCATGGTCAGGGAAAAACATTGGTGGGTTGAAAAATCTTATTACCGATGAAATGCTTTTAAATTTCCAAAAGCAAATTGAAGAGCTAAACAGTAATGGCACAACCAATATTGTAGAGAATATTTCAGTAAAAAGAATGGAATTGGTGGATGCCTGGATGGAGAGAGAATCTATATACGCGACCTACAAAATTGAGGCAACTATGTCAGATTACGATGTTGACAGCAATGGAAGTATAGTCAGAGGCGATAAAGATAGGGCGGTTGATTTTCAGGAGCTTTGGAGCTTTGTATCCAGAGATTCAGTTAAATGGGAGCTTTCGGCAATAAATCAGATATAA